The following are encoded in a window of Armatimonadota bacterium genomic DNA:
- a CDS encoding DUF2961 domain-containing protein: MLVCGTVTAAPANYTYVDLVNRLTDLEGLAVLPLKGETCAQLSSYDRASRYDEATGKYVGWDANGDWGGAAAVEGENIVAGEIKGPGCIWRIWSARAEQGHVKIYLDGSSTPAVDLPFIGYFDGTNEPFVFPSLVHKLAMGYNNYTPIPFQKSCRIVLEKGWGAYYHFVYSTFPEKTKVPTFSRELSVEERAALARADRFLRVKLGTDPAGRRNDEIVETRRISLAPGQKTTVADITGKRAITGLRVKVDPSLLRGEADALRDVSLSINWDGEKTPSVWSPLGDFFGTGPGYNKYKSLPLGQTDDGMYCYWYMPFAEKAVVQLSNEGRAGFVGEISITHAPVRKAINSLGRFHAKWHRDAFLPTEPERWIDWPILKTEGAGRFLGVALEVWNPRGSWWGEGDEKFFVDGEKFPSTIGTGSEDYFGYAWCFPELFQNAYHNQTRVTDNVGHVAVNRWHITDNVPFQKSFEGCIEKYYLNDRPTLYACTAYWYTSADGTDPYRAVPLKERRFYVEPRVAKKPGVIEGEDLKIAARTGGGAARQDLAPFIGGSWSGNAHLWWTNAKPGDKLDLEVPVKKSGKYELILAMTKAADYGIVQFCLDGRKIADPFDLYNDGVIPTGEKSLGKMELSEGTHKLTVEIVGANDKAVKAYMFGLDYVKLSAAKGK; this comes from the coding sequence GGCGAAACGTGCGCCCAGCTCTCCAGCTACGACCGCGCGAGCCGATACGACGAGGCGACCGGCAAGTACGTCGGCTGGGATGCGAACGGCGACTGGGGCGGGGCTGCGGCCGTCGAGGGTGAGAACATCGTCGCCGGCGAGATCAAGGGTCCCGGTTGCATCTGGCGCATCTGGTCGGCGCGCGCCGAGCAGGGACATGTCAAGATCTACCTCGACGGGTCGTCTACGCCCGCGGTTGACCTCCCATTCATCGGCTACTTCGACGGCACGAACGAGCCGTTCGTCTTCCCGTCGCTTGTCCACAAGCTGGCGATGGGCTACAACAACTACACGCCGATCCCGTTCCAGAAGTCGTGCCGCATCGTGCTGGAGAAGGGGTGGGGCGCCTACTACCATTTCGTGTACTCCACCTTCCCCGAGAAGACAAAGGTGCCGACTTTCAGCCGCGAGCTGTCGGTCGAAGAACGCGCCGCTCTGGCAAGGGCAGACCGCTTCCTGCGCGTGAAGCTCGGCACTGACCCGGCTGGACGGCGCAACGATGAGATCGTCGAGACGAGGCGCATCTCGCTGGCTCCGGGGCAGAAGACGACCGTCGCCGACATAACCGGCAAGCGCGCGATCACCGGCCTCCGGGTCAAGGTTGATCCCTCCCTGCTGAGAGGCGAGGCCGACGCTCTGCGCGACGTCTCGCTCTCGATCAACTGGGACGGAGAGAAGACGCCGAGCGTCTGGTCGCCCCTTGGTGATTTCTTCGGCACCGGCCCGGGGTACAACAAGTACAAGTCGCTACCGCTCGGTCAGACCGACGATGGGATGTATTGCTACTGGTACATGCCGTTCGCCGAGAAGGCCGTCGTGCAGCTCTCGAACGAGGGCAGAGCCGGTTTCGTCGGCGAGATCAGCATCACTCACGCGCCGGTCAGGAAGGCGATCAACTCGCTCGGACGATTCCACGCGAAGTGGCACCGCGACGCCTTCCTGCCGACCGAACCCGAGCGGTGGATTGACTGGCCGATACTGAAGACCGAGGGCGCGGGGCGTTTCCTCGGCGTGGCGCTCGAGGTGTGGAACCCGCGCGGAAGCTGGTGGGGCGAGGGCGACGAGAAGTTCTTCGTGGACGGCGAGAAGTTTCCCTCGACCATCGGCACGGGCTCGGAGGACTACTTCGGGTACGCCTGGTGCTTCCCGGAGCTGTTCCAGAATGCATACCACAACCAGACGCGAGTAACGGACAACGTCGGGCACGTCGCCGTCAACCGATGGCACATCACGGACAACGTTCCGTTCCAGAAGTCCTTTGAGGGCTGCATTGAGAAGTACTATCTGAACGACCGGCCGACGCTCTACGCCTGCACGGCCTACTGGTATACGAGCGCGGACGGCACGGATCCTTACCGGGCCGTACCGCTCAAGGAACGGCGCTTCTACGTCGAACCCAGGGTAGCCAAGAAGCCGGGAGTGATCGAGGGCGAGGATCTGAAGATCGCGGCTCGGACCGGCGGAGGCGCGGCGCGGCAGGACCTGGCCCCGTTCATCGGTGGAAGCTGGAGCGGGAACGCGCATCTCTGGTGGACCAATGCTAAGCCGGGCGACAAGCTCGATCTCGAGGTGCCCGTGAAGAAGTCCGGCAAGTACGAATTGATCTTGGCGATGACCAAGGCCGCCGACTACGGCATAGTCCAGTTCTGCCTCGACGGCCGGAAGATCGCTGACCCGTTCGACCTCTACAATGACGGCGTGATCCCGACCGGCGAGAAGTCACTCGGCAAGATGGAACTCTCGGAGGGCACGCACAAGCTCACCGTCGAGATCGTCGGCGCGAACGACAAGGCGGTCAAGGCCTACATGTTCGGCCTCGACTACGTGAAGCTGTCCGCAGCGAAAGGCAAGTGA
- a CDS encoding aldo/keto reductase produces the protein MQYRDLGKTGLKVSALGLGCMRFPEDKPEVAEEIVDSAIAAGINYFETTRGYINGRCQHLTALGLKGRSRGLIVSGKAGVKADTAADSYRAEIDLQMSILGVDYLEFWQVGWFSLEKLPLLTKRDGPLEALDKARSEGIIGHVGFTGHDKPENFTKLIETGLFDSLTVVYNMLDRQYADTIRRAGELGVGVIAMCPVGGGTLASPAPQIQQLIPGGAKTTAAAALQFVLANPEVSCACSGMNTMDMLRENLETVNSFSGYGPDDFARMEAILDEFSALGKEFCTACRYCMDCPHGVDIPGNFSLYNTANIYGLTDYARSQYAAMEAGKRADACIRCGECEPKCPNKLPIMDQLAEAAELLS, from the coding sequence ATGCAGTATCGCGACCTGGGTAAGACCGGGCTGAAGGTCTCCGCGCTTGGGCTTGGGTGCATGCGGTTCCCGGAGGACAAGCCCGAGGTGGCGGAGGAGATCGTGGACTCCGCGATCGCCGCTGGGATCAACTACTTCGAGACCACACGCGGGTACATCAACGGCAGGTGCCAGCACCTCACCGCGCTCGGCCTCAAAGGTCGCAGCCGCGGGCTGATCGTCTCCGGCAAAGCGGGCGTCAAGGCCGATACCGCCGCCGACAGCTACCGGGCGGAGATCGACCTGCAGATGAGCATCCTCGGCGTGGACTACCTCGAGTTCTGGCAGGTCGGCTGGTTCTCTCTCGAGAAGCTCCCACTTCTCACAAAGAGAGACGGTCCCCTGGAGGCCCTCGACAAAGCTCGGAGCGAGGGTATCATCGGCCACGTCGGGTTCACCGGGCACGACAAGCCTGAGAACTTCACCAAGCTGATCGAGACCGGCCTGTTCGACAGCCTCACGGTCGTCTACAACATGCTCGATCGGCAGTACGCCGATACCATCAGGCGCGCCGGCGAGCTGGGCGTGGGCGTGATCGCCATGTGCCCCGTGGGCGGCGGGACGCTCGCGAGCCCGGCGCCGCAGATCCAGCAGCTCATACCCGGCGGTGCGAAGACGACGGCCGCCGCCGCGCTCCAGTTCGTTCTCGCCAATCCCGAAGTGAGCTGTGCATGCTCCGGGATGAACACGATGGATATGCTTCGGGAGAACCTCGAGACGGTGAACTCCTTCAGCGGATACGGCCCGGACGACTTTGCCCGGATGGAGGCGATCCTGGACGAGTTCTCCGCGCTCGGAAAGGAGTTTTGTACTGCGTGCAGGTACTGCATGGACTGCCCGCACGGAGTAGATATTCCCGGCAACTTCAGCCTCTACAATACCGCGAATATCTACGGCCTCACGGACTACGCGCGGTCGCAGTACGCGGCGATGGAGGCAGGCAAACGCGCCGACGCTTGTATCCGATGCGGGGAATGCGAGCCAAAGTGCCCCAACAAACTCCCGATCATGGACCAGCTTGCCGAGGCGGCCGAGCTGCTCTCCTGA